A region of Channa argus isolate prfri chromosome 8, Channa argus male v1.0, whole genome shotgun sequence DNA encodes the following proteins:
- the LOC137132092 gene encoding glypican-5-like isoform X2, with protein MFRAALQTVHVLRVIFLCFVLLPEPGCRSADADSCHEVKTAYMMRQIGPEELVPDRPGTDESLQVCLHPGPTCCTSKMEDSYMAAVRSETQQKMQSYSFELKYLIAGQTKAFQETFGSLVTFTSNLTSTLFDSAYSALAFDCHPLVFQLFSDIKHHLSGDPKSSLDTTVRQFYNDLFPLVYRRLLNPGIGHMSSQIYSSASTSHDDCLRLTRQDVSPFGPHPKLLVGISELGGPWGSLVALLQRLAATLATSSNHNNMELALLAVRNHVNDAILHAQLHGPLITATVEKVCGPLAAGPVMMSSKPTTLHVTASVASATSVTSERSSGTSLPSVVPAANHSLQLQPRRLFPLKGSRAHKSRSLKKLSREFEGSIQRYQWFFSELPEMLCESEMDVDQHTCWNGQDVVESYAGPVVGSTVKAQRENPEMTVRNTDPVLKAAKQRLEQLTQELLVELGWASKGRGSRVEDEEGGSGHTDRGSGDGCDDEDGCEASGNENGHDTGSTSSGRSPQRKNMAPPPNHPVPPRHLLPPQVRSSAHTMTVEPLPLTLMTLLPLLLSTWEPR; from the exons ATGTTCCGCGCAGCCTTACAAACCGTGCACGTCTTGCGGgtgatttttctgtgttttgttcttttgccGGAGCCTGGCTGCAGATCGGCCGATGCAGACAGCTGTCATGAGGTGAAGACAGCCTACATGATGCGCCAAATAGGCCCGGAGGAGCTGGTGCCAGACAGACCGGGAACAG ATGAATCTCTTCAAGTGTGTCTCCACCCTGGGCCAACTTGCTGTACGAGTAAGATGGAGGACAGCTACATGGCAGCTGTTCGCAGTGAGACTCAGCAGAAGATGCAGTCCTACAGCTTCGAACTCAAGTACCTGATCGCTGGACAGACCAAGGCCTTCCaag AGACCTTTGGGTCACTGGTGACCTTCACGTCTAACCTAACCAGCACTCTCTTCGACAGCGCCTACTCCGCTCTGGCATTTGACTGTCACCCGCTAGTGTTTCAGTTGTTCAGCGACATCAAACACCACCTTTCTGGTGACCCCAAATCTTCACTGGATACCACCGTGCGTCAGTTCTACAACGACCTCTTCCCTTTGGTCTACCGTCGTCTCCTCAACCCTGGGATTGGGCACATGTCATCCCAAATTTATTCCTCTGCTTCCACCAGTCATGACGACTGCCTGCGGTTAACGCGACAAGATGTCAGTCCATTCGGACCCCATCCCAAACTCCTG GTGGGCATATCCGAACTCGGTGGGCCCTGGGGGAGTTTGGTGGCATTGCTCCAAAGGTTAGCCGCCACACTGGCAACCAgcagcaaccacaacaacatGGAGTTAGCTCTTTTAGCCGTCCGAAACCACGTGAACGATGCCATACTTCACGCCCAGCTGCACGGCCCACTCATCACAGCCACA GTAGAAAAGGTTTGTGGTCCCCTGGCAGCTGGTCCTGTGATGATGAGTTCAAAGCCCACCACACTGCATGTTACAGCCTCTGTGGCTTCTGCAACATCAGTAACTTCAGAGAGGTCATCTGGGACTTCTCTTCCATCAGTGGTCCCTGCTGCTAATCATAGTCTGCAACTGCAGCCGCGAAG GTTGTTCCCTCTTAAAGGTTCCAGAGCTCACAAGAGTCGAAGCCTGAAAAAACTTTCCAG ggagTTTGAGGGCTCTATCCAGAGGTACCAGTGGTTTTTCTCAGAGCTGCCAGAGATGCTTTGTGAGAGTGAGATGGACGTTGACCAGCACACCTGCTGGAATGGCCAAGACGTTGTAGAGAG cTATGCAGGTCCTGTGGTTGGCAGCACTGTAAAAGCCCAGAGGGAAAACCCAGAGATGACTGTTCGTAACACAGATCCTGTCCTGAAGGCTGCAAAGCAGAGACTGGAGCAGCTAACACAG GAGCTGTTGGTGGAGCTTGGTTGGGCGAGCAAAGGCAGAGGAAGCAGAGTGGAGGACGAGGAAGGAGGGagtggacacacagacagaggcagTGGAGACGGttgtgatgatgaagatggCTGTGAAGCATCTGGCAATGAGAATG GCCATGACACAGGTTCAACATCCAGTGGTCGCAGTCCACAGAGGAAGAACATGGCTCCTCCACCTAATCACCCCGTCCCTCCTCGTCACCTCTTACCTCCACAG GTTCGAAGCTCAGCCCACACGATGACTGTTGAACCGTTACCTTTGACCTTGATGACCCTGCTTCCCCTACTGCTGTCCACATGGGAACCACGCTGA
- the LOC137132092 gene encoding glypican-5-like isoform X1 encodes MFRAALQTVHVLRVIFLCFVLLPEPGCRSADADSCHEVKTAYMMRQIGPEELVPDRPGTDESLQVCLHPGPTCCTSKMEDSYMAAVRSETQQKMQSYSFELKYLIAGQTKAFQETFGSLVTFTSNLTSTLFDSAYSALAFDCHPLVFQLFSDIKHHLSGDPKSSLDTTVRQFYNDLFPLVYRRLLNPGIGHMSSQIYSSASTSHDDCLRLTRQDVSPFGPHPKLLVSSLSRALGAGRALSRLLRLAGEVMNVTEKVTLSRECGRALVRMQYCSHCRGLTLIRPCTSLCVNIMRGCLVGISELGGPWGSLVALLQRLAATLATSSNHNNMELALLAVRNHVNDAILHAQLHGPLITATVEKVCGPLAAGPVMMSSKPTTLHVTASVASATSVTSERSSGTSLPSVVPAANHSLQLQPRRLFPLKGSRAHKSRSLKKLSREFEGSIQRYQWFFSELPEMLCESEMDVDQHTCWNGQDVVESYAGPVVGSTVKAQRENPEMTVRNTDPVLKAAKQRLEQLTQELLVELGWASKGRGSRVEDEEGGSGHTDRGSGDGCDDEDGCEASGNENGHDTGSTSSGRSPQRKNMAPPPNHPVPPRHLLPPQVRSSAHTMTVEPLPLTLMTLLPLLLSTWEPR; translated from the exons ATGTTCCGCGCAGCCTTACAAACCGTGCACGTCTTGCGGgtgatttttctgtgttttgttcttttgccGGAGCCTGGCTGCAGATCGGCCGATGCAGACAGCTGTCATGAGGTGAAGACAGCCTACATGATGCGCCAAATAGGCCCGGAGGAGCTGGTGCCAGACAGACCGGGAACAG ATGAATCTCTTCAAGTGTGTCTCCACCCTGGGCCAACTTGCTGTACGAGTAAGATGGAGGACAGCTACATGGCAGCTGTTCGCAGTGAGACTCAGCAGAAGATGCAGTCCTACAGCTTCGAACTCAAGTACCTGATCGCTGGACAGACCAAGGCCTTCCaag AGACCTTTGGGTCACTGGTGACCTTCACGTCTAACCTAACCAGCACTCTCTTCGACAGCGCCTACTCCGCTCTGGCATTTGACTGTCACCCGCTAGTGTTTCAGTTGTTCAGCGACATCAAACACCACCTTTCTGGTGACCCCAAATCTTCACTGGATACCACCGTGCGTCAGTTCTACAACGACCTCTTCCCTTTGGTCTACCGTCGTCTCCTCAACCCTGGGATTGGGCACATGTCATCCCAAATTTATTCCTCTGCTTCCACCAGTCATGACGACTGCCTGCGGTTAACGCGACAAGATGTCAGTCCATTCGGACCCCATCCCAAACTCCTGGTGAGCAGTCTGTCGCGAGCGCTCGGGGCGGGCCGAGCACTGAGCCGTCTGCTGAGACTAGCCGGAGAAGTTATGAACGTAACCGAGAAGGTGACGTTATCCAGAGAGTGTGGACGCGCGTTAGTGAGGATGCAGTACTGTTCCCACTGCAGAGGTCTGACACTGATAAGACCCTGTACCAGTCTGTGTGTTAACATTATGAGAGGATGTCTA GTGGGCATATCCGAACTCGGTGGGCCCTGGGGGAGTTTGGTGGCATTGCTCCAAAGGTTAGCCGCCACACTGGCAACCAgcagcaaccacaacaacatGGAGTTAGCTCTTTTAGCCGTCCGAAACCACGTGAACGATGCCATACTTCACGCCCAGCTGCACGGCCCACTCATCACAGCCACA GTAGAAAAGGTTTGTGGTCCCCTGGCAGCTGGTCCTGTGATGATGAGTTCAAAGCCCACCACACTGCATGTTACAGCCTCTGTGGCTTCTGCAACATCAGTAACTTCAGAGAGGTCATCTGGGACTTCTCTTCCATCAGTGGTCCCTGCTGCTAATCATAGTCTGCAACTGCAGCCGCGAAG GTTGTTCCCTCTTAAAGGTTCCAGAGCTCACAAGAGTCGAAGCCTGAAAAAACTTTCCAG ggagTTTGAGGGCTCTATCCAGAGGTACCAGTGGTTTTTCTCAGAGCTGCCAGAGATGCTTTGTGAGAGTGAGATGGACGTTGACCAGCACACCTGCTGGAATGGCCAAGACGTTGTAGAGAG cTATGCAGGTCCTGTGGTTGGCAGCACTGTAAAAGCCCAGAGGGAAAACCCAGAGATGACTGTTCGTAACACAGATCCTGTCCTGAAGGCTGCAAAGCAGAGACTGGAGCAGCTAACACAG GAGCTGTTGGTGGAGCTTGGTTGGGCGAGCAAAGGCAGAGGAAGCAGAGTGGAGGACGAGGAAGGAGGGagtggacacacagacagaggcagTGGAGACGGttgtgatgatgaagatggCTGTGAAGCATCTGGCAATGAGAATG GCCATGACACAGGTTCAACATCCAGTGGTCGCAGTCCACAGAGGAAGAACATGGCTCCTCCACCTAATCACCCCGTCCCTCCTCGTCACCTCTTACCTCCACAG GTTCGAAGCTCAGCCCACACGATGACTGTTGAACCGTTACCTTTGACCTTGATGACCCTGCTTCCCCTACTGCTGTCCACATGGGAACCACGCTGA
- the LOC137132098 gene encoding histone-binding protein N1/N2-like isoform X1, which translates to MPEESSVSSSGSGEEKPCSSTTAAAADSSVDVMDDAKKLIGTGNRHLVMGDVVSAVSVFQEACSMLAAKYGDTADECGEAFFLCGKSLLELARMENSVLGNALEGVPEEEGEEEEQPNNSNIESASNLDEKTREELRKQVYDAMAEKVTDTKLKSEDQDSTADLKEENCLKPPVKNVTGSNNPLEFTVNVEERGLAQEAAPNASESPSAPVTGEEENSPGKETLTDNVEASKEQYGDVSSTKDEDSKTETELDEEEPEGNDGEDDDDDDDDGEENGQDKEEEEVGNLQLAWEMLEVAKVIFKRKETRDDQLLAAQAYLKLGEVSAESGNYPQALEDFQECLALQLKHLPPHSRLLAETHYHVATTLCYVDQYSQAIQHYNSSIKVIETRLAMLQELIAAAKGENAAADKNEMEELKLLLPDIREKVEDAKESQRTASAASQAIQQTLGGASTSGFLCENGGPSTSSACATTSQIAIKSSDSAASSSKGVSDISHLVRKKRKPEEESPVKDTDAKQAKPEATVNGNGDSTASNGNGVQERKSQESANQSASVESSA; encoded by the exons ATGCCAGAGGAAAGTTCCGTGTCCAGCTCGGGGAG TGGGGAAGAGAAGCCGTGCTCAtcgacaacagcagcagcagcagacag CTCGGTTGATGTCATGGACGATGCAAAGAAACTGATTGGTACAGGAAACCGGCATCTAGTAATGGGGGATGTTGTTTCTGCTGTCAGTGTTTTCCAGGAGGCCTGCAGCATGCT TGCTGCGAAGTATGGGGACACTGCAGATGAGTGTGGCGAGGCCTTCTTTCTATGTGGGAAGTCCCTACTGGAACTTGCCAG GATGGAAAACAGTGTCCTTGGCAATGCCCTGGAGGGGGTCccagaagaagaaggagaagaggaggagcagcctAATAATTCAAATATTGAGAGTGCAAGCAACCTTGATG aaaAAACTAGGGAAGAGCTACGAAAGCAGGTGTACGATGCAATGGCCGAGAAAGTAACTGACACGAAGCTGAAGTCTGAAGATCAAGACAGCACTGCtgatttaaaagaagaaaattgttTGAAGCCCCCAGTGAAAAATGTGACGGGATCAAATAATCCGTTGGAATTCACTGTGAACGTGGAGGAAAGGGGTTTAGCCCAGGAAGCTGCACCAAATGCATCTGAGAGCCCAAGTGCTCCTGTGACTGGAGAGGAGGAGAATTCTCCTGGAAAGGAAACTCTGACTGACAATGTAGAAGCTTCAAAAGAACAATATGGAGATGTGTCTAGCACAAAAGACGAGGACTCAAAGACAGAGACTGAGCTGGATGAAGAGGAACCAGAAGGCA ATGAtggtgaggatgatgatgatgatgatgatgatggagaagAAAATGGACAGGATAAG gaagaggaggaagttgGCAATTTGCAGTTGGCATGGGAAATGCTGGAAGTGGCTAAAGTAATCTTCAAAAG AAAGGAAACCAGAGACGACCAGCTGTTGGCAGCCCAGGCATATCTGAAACTTGGTGAAGTCAGTGCTGAATCAG GTAACTACCCCCAGGCACTTGAAGACTTCCAGGAGTGTCTTGCACTGCAGCTAAAGCACTTGCCTCCCCACAGTCGGCTACTGGCTGAGACTCACTACCATGTCGCCACCACTCTGTGCTACGTGGATCAGTACAGCCAGGCCATTCAGCATTACAACAGCTCAATTAAAGTCATTGAGACACGCCTGG CCATGTTGCAGGAGTTGATAGCTGCTGCAAAGGGAGAAAACGCAGCAGCAGATAAGAATGAGATGGAAGAGCTGAAACTGCTTCTGCCTGACATCAGGGAAAAGGTGGAGGACGCCAAGGAGAGCCAGAGAACAGCCAGCGCTGCCTCCCAGGCCATCCAGCAGACACTA GGGGGTGCCTCAACCTCAGGATTTCTATGTGAAAATGGGGGCCCTTCAACATCCTCAGCATGTGCCACAACCAGTCAG attGCCATTAAATCATCTGACAGTGCAGCATCATCTTCTAAAGGAGTCTCGGACATCTCTCACCTCGTCAGGAAAAAG aggaaaccagaggaggAGAGCCCAGTAAAGGACACTGATGCTAAACAAGCGAAACCAGAAGCCACCGTTAATGGCAACGGTGACTCTACTGCCAGCAACGGCAATGGAGTCCAGGAAAGAAAATCACAGGAG TCTGCCAACCAGTCTGCCTCTGTCGAGTCTTCAGCATAA
- the LOC137132098 gene encoding histone-binding protein N1/N2-like isoform X2: MPEESSVSSSGSGEEKPCSSTTAAAADSSVDVMDDAKKLIGTGNRHLVMGDVVSAVSVFQEACSMLAAKYGDTADECGEAFFLCGKSLLELARMENSVLGNALEGVPEEEGEEEEQPNNSNIESASNLDDDGEDDDDDDDDGEENGQDKEEEEVGNLQLAWEMLEVAKVIFKRKETRDDQLLAAQAYLKLGEVSAESGNYPQALEDFQECLALQLKHLPPHSRLLAETHYHVATTLCYVDQYSQAIQHYNSSIKVIETRLAMLQELIAAAKGENAAADKNEMEELKLLLPDIREKVEDAKESQRTASAASQAIQQTLGGASTSGFLCENGGPSTSSACATTSQIAIKSSDSAASSSKGVSDISHLVRKKRKPEEESPVKDTDAKQAKPEATVNGNGDSTASNGNGVQERKSQESANQSASVESSA; this comes from the exons ATGCCAGAGGAAAGTTCCGTGTCCAGCTCGGGGAG TGGGGAAGAGAAGCCGTGCTCAtcgacaacagcagcagcagcagacag CTCGGTTGATGTCATGGACGATGCAAAGAAACTGATTGGTACAGGAAACCGGCATCTAGTAATGGGGGATGTTGTTTCTGCTGTCAGTGTTTTCCAGGAGGCCTGCAGCATGCT TGCTGCGAAGTATGGGGACACTGCAGATGAGTGTGGCGAGGCCTTCTTTCTATGTGGGAAGTCCCTACTGGAACTTGCCAG GATGGAAAACAGTGTCCTTGGCAATGCCCTGGAGGGGGTCccagaagaagaaggagaagaggaggagcagcctAATAATTCAAATATTGAGAGTGCAAGCAACCTTGATG ATGAtggtgaggatgatgatgatgatgatgatgatggagaagAAAATGGACAGGATAAG gaagaggaggaagttgGCAATTTGCAGTTGGCATGGGAAATGCTGGAAGTGGCTAAAGTAATCTTCAAAAG AAAGGAAACCAGAGACGACCAGCTGTTGGCAGCCCAGGCATATCTGAAACTTGGTGAAGTCAGTGCTGAATCAG GTAACTACCCCCAGGCACTTGAAGACTTCCAGGAGTGTCTTGCACTGCAGCTAAAGCACTTGCCTCCCCACAGTCGGCTACTGGCTGAGACTCACTACCATGTCGCCACCACTCTGTGCTACGTGGATCAGTACAGCCAGGCCATTCAGCATTACAACAGCTCAATTAAAGTCATTGAGACACGCCTGG CCATGTTGCAGGAGTTGATAGCTGCTGCAAAGGGAGAAAACGCAGCAGCAGATAAGAATGAGATGGAAGAGCTGAAACTGCTTCTGCCTGACATCAGGGAAAAGGTGGAGGACGCCAAGGAGAGCCAGAGAACAGCCAGCGCTGCCTCCCAGGCCATCCAGCAGACACTA GGGGGTGCCTCAACCTCAGGATTTCTATGTGAAAATGGGGGCCCTTCAACATCCTCAGCATGTGCCACAACCAGTCAG attGCCATTAAATCATCTGACAGTGCAGCATCATCTTCTAAAGGAGTCTCGGACATCTCTCACCTCGTCAGGAAAAAG aggaaaccagaggaggAGAGCCCAGTAAAGGACACTGATGCTAAACAAGCGAAACCAGAAGCCACCGTTAATGGCAACGGTGACTCTACTGCCAGCAACGGCAATGGAGTCCAGGAAAGAAAATCACAGGAG TCTGCCAACCAGTCTGCCTCTGTCGAGTCTTCAGCATAA